A genome region from Staphylococcus capitis subsp. capitis includes the following:
- the uvrB gene encoding excinuclease ABC subunit UvrB: MVEHVPFKLNSEFEPQGDQPQAIQKIVDGVNNGKRHQTLLGATGTGKTFTMSNVIKEVGKPTLIIAHNKTLAGQLYSEFKEFFPENRVEYFVSYYDYYQPEAYVPSTDTFIEKDASINDEIDQLRHSATSALFERDDVIIIASVSCIYGLGNPEEYKDLVVSVRVGMEMDRSELLRKLVDVQYTRNDIDFQRGTFRVRGDVVEIFPASREEMCIRVEFFGDEIDRIREVNYLTGEVIREREHFAIFPASHFVTREEKMKVAIERIEKELEERLKELRDENKLLEAQRLEQRTNYDLEMMREMGFCSGIENYSVHLTLRPLGSTPFTLLDYFGDDWLVMIDESHVTLPQIRGMYNGDRARKQVLVDHGFRLPSALDNRPLKFEEFEDKTKQLVYVSATPGPYELEHTDEMVEQIIRPTGLLDPKIDVRPTENQIDDLLSEIQERIDRDERVLVTTLTKKMSEDLTTYMKEAGIKVNYLHSEIKTLERIEIIRDLRMGTYDAIVGINLLREGIDIPEVSLVVILDADKEGFLRSDRSLIQTIGRAARNDKGEVIMYADKITDSMQYAIDETQRRRDIQTAHNKEHGITPKTINKKIHDVISATVESDETNDQKQTELPKKMTKKERQKTIENIEKEMKKAAKDLDFEKATELRDMLFELKAEG; the protein is encoded by the coding sequence ATGGTTGAACATGTTCCATTTAAGTTGAATTCTGAATTTGAACCACAGGGGGATCAACCCCAAGCGATACAAAAAATTGTTGATGGTGTTAATAATGGGAAGCGACATCAAACTTTACTTGGTGCGACGGGAACAGGTAAAACATTCACTATGAGTAACGTCATCAAAGAAGTTGGGAAGCCTACATTAATTATTGCCCATAATAAAACATTGGCTGGACAGCTTTATAGTGAGTTTAAAGAATTCTTCCCTGAAAATAGAGTAGAATATTTTGTAAGTTATTATGACTATTATCAACCAGAAGCTTATGTCCCATCGACAGATACTTTCATAGAAAAGGACGCCTCCATCAATGATGAAATCGACCAATTACGTCATTCGGCTACAAGTGCATTATTTGAACGCGATGATGTAATAATTATTGCTAGTGTAAGTTGTATTTATGGTTTAGGTAATCCGGAAGAATATAAAGATTTAGTAGTTAGCGTTAGAGTTGGAATGGAAATGGATCGTAGTGAATTGCTAAGAAAATTAGTAGATGTCCAATATACACGTAATGACATTGACTTCCAACGTGGTACATTTAGAGTGCGTGGAGATGTTGTAGAGATTTTCCCTGCCTCTAGAGAAGAAATGTGTATTAGAGTAGAGTTCTTTGGGGATGAAATTGATCGTATCAGAGAGGTCAATTATTTAACTGGTGAAGTAATTCGAGAACGTGAACATTTTGCTATCTTCCCAGCTTCTCACTTCGTAACTCGTGAAGAAAAAATGAAAGTTGCAATTGAACGCATTGAGAAAGAATTAGAAGAACGACTTAAAGAATTACGCGATGAAAATAAATTATTAGAGGCTCAACGCCTTGAACAGCGCACAAATTATGATTTAGAAATGATGCGTGAAATGGGGTTCTGTTCAGGTATCGAGAATTATTCTGTTCATCTTACATTGAGACCTCTAGGCTCAACGCCTTTTACATTGCTTGATTATTTTGGTGACGATTGGCTTGTGATGATTGATGAATCACACGTTACTTTACCACAAATTCGTGGTATGTATAACGGTGACAGAGCACGTAAACAGGTGCTTGTAGATCATGGATTCCGTCTACCAAGTGCACTTGATAATAGACCTTTAAAATTTGAAGAGTTTGAGGATAAAACTAAACAACTTGTCTATGTTTCTGCTACGCCAGGACCTTATGAATTAGAACACACTGATGAAATGGTTGAACAGATTATTCGTCCAACTGGATTACTTGATCCTAAAATTGATGTTCGTCCGACTGAAAATCAAATAGACGATTTACTCAGTGAGATTCAAGAACGAATAGATAGAGATGAACGTGTATTAGTAACTACATTAACTAAAAAAATGAGTGAAGATTTAACAACATATATGAAAGAAGCGGGTATTAAAGTTAACTACTTACACTCTGAGATTAAAACATTAGAACGAATAGAAATTATTCGGGATTTACGTATGGGAACTTATGACGCTATTGTAGGAATCAATCTATTGAGAGAGGGTATTGATATACCTGAAGTATCTCTAGTAGTTATACTTGATGCTGATAAAGAAGGATTTCTACGTTCAGATCGTTCTTTAATTCAAACAATAGGTCGTGCAGCACGTAATGATAAAGGTGAAGTAATCATGTATGCAGATAAAATTACTGATTCAATGCAATATGCAATTGATGAAACACAAAGACGTCGAGATATTCAAACAGCTCATAATAAGGAACATGGCATAACTCCTAAAACTATTAATAAGAAAATACACGATGTTATTAGTGCTACAGTGGAAAGTGATGAGACGAACGATCAGAAACAAACAGAACTACCTAAGAAAATGACTAAAAAAGAAAGACAAAAAACGATTGAAAATATAGAAAAAGAAATGAAAAAAGCAGCTAAAGATTTAGACTTTGAGAAAGCAACGGAATTAAGAGATATGTTATTTGAATTAAAAGCAGAAGGGTGA